The Agrococcus carbonis genome has a window encoding:
- a CDS encoding cytochrome c oxidase assembly protein, with translation MSAADAVGLTPPSFDQFLLPVSSSALVLPTISILLAIVYVAGVVRLLRHGHRWPWLRTACFLLACLLVAVVTGAGVDAYGRLMFSIFMFQQLALMVVIAPLLVLGSPGTLLLRATPHRGLGNTVLRVALCGLRSRAARFALHPALVIPLMLLSFFGLYFGGVADVVLRFWFGHILLEVVFLIVGILITAPLVSSDPLPRRTSYPSRMFDVFLEMQVHAAFGLVMLFSATPVVPYFAAAAPEAWEVDPVRDQGIAGILAWTFGELPLLAMLIVTLARWRRQDTRQAGRDQRRADEDAEAYNEYLRRLQQRAQGSDADRQS, from the coding sequence ATGAGCGCCGCCGACGCCGTCGGTCTGACGCCCCCGAGCTTCGACCAGTTCCTGCTCCCGGTCTCTTCGTCCGCGCTTGTGTTGCCGACGATCTCCATTCTGCTCGCCATCGTTTACGTGGCGGGGGTCGTGCGATTGCTACGGCACGGACATCGTTGGCCGTGGCTGCGCACCGCCTGCTTCCTGCTCGCCTGCCTGCTGGTGGCGGTGGTCACGGGCGCAGGCGTCGACGCCTATGGCCGGCTGATGTTCTCCATATTCATGTTCCAGCAGCTCGCCTTGATGGTGGTGATCGCCCCGTTGCTCGTTCTCGGATCCCCGGGAACCCTGCTCCTGCGCGCCACACCGCATCGTGGCCTGGGCAACACCGTGCTCCGAGTCGCGCTGTGTGGATTGCGTTCGAGAGCGGCTCGATTCGCGCTGCATCCGGCGCTCGTCATCCCGTTGATGCTGCTGTCCTTTTTCGGACTCTACTTCGGTGGCGTCGCGGATGTGGTGCTGCGATTCTGGTTCGGCCACATCCTTCTTGAAGTCGTGTTCCTCATCGTGGGGATCCTGATCACCGCGCCGCTGGTGTCTTCGGATCCGCTCCCGCGCCGGACCTCGTATCCGAGCCGGATGTTCGATGTGTTTCTCGAGATGCAGGTTCATGCCGCGTTCGGGCTCGTGATGCTGTTCTCGGCGACGCCGGTCGTCCCCTACTTCGCCGCCGCTGCTCCGGAAGCGTGGGAGGTCGACCCGGTTCGCGACCAGGGGATTGCCGGGATTCTGGCATGGACGTTCGGAGAGTTGCCGCTGCTCGCGATGCTGATCGTGACGCTCGCACGATGGCGACGCCAAGACACGAGGCAAGCCGGGCGGGACCAGCGCCGCGCCGATGAAGACGCGGAGGCATACAACGAGTACCTGCGGCGGCTGCAGCAGCGGGCCCAGGGCAGCGACGCGGACCGGCAGAGCTGA
- the cmtR gene encoding Cd(II)/Pb(II)-sensing metalloregulatory transcriptional regulator CmtR, with product MLTIVPRLGVMNRLGRAMADPTRSRILMALLEGPNYPAELSRQLELTRSNVSNHLTCLRDCGIVVAEPEGRQTRYEITDPHLAAALTSLVDVTLAVNEKAPCVDASCTVPGCCARADA from the coding sequence ATGCTGACTATTGTTCCGCGTCTCGGCGTCATGAACCGGCTCGGCCGGGCGATGGCCGATCCGACGCGCTCCCGGATTTTGATGGCGCTGCTCGAGGGCCCGAACTACCCCGCCGAGCTCTCGCGACAGTTGGAGTTGACGCGGTCGAACGTGTCGAACCACCTGACGTGTCTGCGCGACTGCGGCATCGTGGTCGCCGAGCCCGAGGGCAGGCAGACCCGCTACGAGATCACCGACCCTCACCTTGCGGCGGCGCTGACCTCGCTCGTGGACGTGACGCTGGCCGTGAATGAAAAAGCGCCGTGCGTGGACGCCTCGTGCACCGTGCCGGGCTGCTGCGCGCGAGCGGACGCATGA
- a CDS encoding signal peptidase II has protein sequence MIAREDGTSAAKSTVAHDGPPARDRSRATPPRALGIAVAVAGAGLILDQGTKALALAQLQPGHRVPLVGDLLGLSLVSNPGAAFSIGSGATWVFTVAAVIAVIVTLGFATRLRGARWGITLGLILGGAAGNLVDRLVNPPSFGHGHVTDFIAYGNLFVGNVADILVLAGVALLCLLLVNSDEAGIPQQRERRSRPQLAAHEGRPFPRNEREA, from the coding sequence ATGATCGCGCGAGAGGACGGGACAAGCGCCGCGAAGTCAACCGTGGCGCACGACGGACCGCCAGCTCGGGACAGGTCCAGGGCCACCCCGCCGCGCGCGCTCGGCATCGCCGTCGCCGTCGCTGGAGCCGGGCTGATCCTCGACCAGGGGACGAAAGCGCTCGCATTGGCCCAGTTGCAGCCGGGCCATCGCGTCCCGCTCGTCGGCGACCTGTTGGGCCTGTCGTTGGTCTCCAACCCCGGAGCCGCGTTCTCGATCGGCTCCGGCGCCACATGGGTGTTCACCGTCGCCGCCGTCATCGCGGTTATCGTGACGCTCGGTTTCGCCACGCGACTGCGCGGCGCTCGATGGGGCATCACCCTGGGGCTGATCCTCGGCGGTGCGGCCGGCAATCTCGTCGACCGGCTCGTGAACCCGCCCTCCTTCGGGCACGGGCACGTCACGGACTTCATCGCGTACGGGAACCTCTTCGTCGGGAACGTCGCAGACATCCTCGTCCTCGCCGGGGTCGCACTGCTCTGCCTGCTTCTCGTGAATTCGGACGAGGCAGGAATCCCGCAGCAGCGGGAACGCCGGAGCCGCCCTCAGCTCGCCGCCCACGAAGGGCGGCCATTCCCGAGGAACGAGCGGGAGGCTTGA
- the resB gene encoding cytochrome c biogenesis protein ResB — protein MSRSSSRDHAAATDPLRPVDHVDEPERDELAFGSGPKLGVLGWLRFMWRQLTSMRTAIVLLLLLAVAAIPGSLVPQRSSDPNGVIQVRADNPELVWFYDALSLHDVYSSPWFSAIYILLFTSLVGCVIPRLMHHWKAMRALPPRTPARLSRLVGFQTVAGDASDLDRADGVLKKLGYRTTRYGDSVSAERGYLRETGNLLFHIAMLALILVVGLGSGFGYNGQRLLVEGRGFANTLSSYDTFTEGQWFDDATLPPFAVQLDDLDVVYETRNPNAVGAPLDFTAHVSVTEGGEARDAQIKVNEPLDVAGADLYLISNGYAPRISVRDAEGELVYDEYTPFLAQDDLMTSLGVMKLPDGLEEQLGLRGFFYPTAVELDTGALASAYPDIANPVLSLQAFTGDLGLDAGIPRSVYALETDEMTQIAGGESGTDALTIAPGQTVDIPGGLGTITFEDVRRYGVIEVHVDHTQTPVLWITVVLFLSMLGSLLIPRRRMWVKAAEGRLELAGLARGEDPTLERAVEDLARRIGGDAVAGVGRRID, from the coding sequence ATGTCACGATCATCTAGCCGCGATCACGCGGCCGCCACCGACCCGCTGCGCCCGGTCGACCACGTCGATGAGCCAGAGCGCGACGAGCTCGCCTTCGGTAGCGGGCCGAAGCTCGGCGTCCTCGGCTGGCTGCGGTTCATGTGGCGGCAGCTCACCTCGATGCGCACCGCGATCGTGCTGCTGCTGCTGCTCGCCGTGGCAGCGATTCCTGGCAGCCTCGTGCCGCAGCGCTCGAGCGACCCGAACGGCGTCATCCAGGTGCGCGCCGACAACCCCGAGCTCGTCTGGTTCTACGACGCGCTCTCGTTGCACGACGTCTACTCGAGCCCGTGGTTCTCGGCCATCTACATCCTGCTGTTCACCTCCTTGGTCGGCTGCGTCATCCCGCGCCTCATGCACCACTGGAAGGCCATGCGCGCGCTGCCGCCGCGCACGCCCGCCCGCCTGTCTCGCCTCGTCGGCTTCCAGACCGTGGCGGGCGACGCATCCGACCTCGACCGTGCGGATGGGGTGCTCAAGAAGCTCGGGTACCGCACGACGCGCTACGGCGACTCGGTCTCTGCCGAGCGCGGCTACCTGCGCGAGACGGGCAACCTGCTGTTCCACATCGCGATGCTCGCGCTGATCCTGGTGGTGGGGCTCGGCTCGGGCTTCGGCTACAACGGCCAGCGGCTGCTGGTGGAGGGGCGCGGGTTCGCGAACACGCTCTCGAGCTACGACACGTTCACGGAAGGGCAGTGGTTCGACGACGCGACCCTGCCGCCGTTCGCGGTGCAGCTCGATGACCTCGATGTCGTCTACGAGACGAGGAATCCGAACGCCGTGGGCGCGCCGCTCGATTTCACGGCACACGTGTCGGTCACTGAGGGCGGGGAGGCGCGCGACGCGCAGATCAAGGTGAACGAGCCGCTGGACGTCGCGGGCGCTGACCTCTACCTGATCTCCAACGGCTATGCACCGCGCATCTCGGTGCGCGATGCCGAGGGTGAGCTCGTCTACGACGAGTACACCCCATTCCTGGCGCAGGACGACCTGATGACGAGCCTGGGCGTGATGAAGTTGCCGGACGGCCTGGAGGAGCAGCTGGGGCTGCGTGGCTTCTTCTACCCGACCGCCGTGGAGCTCGACACCGGTGCGCTCGCGTCCGCGTACCCAGACATCGCCAACCCCGTGCTGTCGCTGCAGGCGTTTACGGGCGACCTTGGGCTCGACGCGGGCATCCCGCGCTCGGTGTACGCGCTGGAGACCGACGAGATGACGCAGATCGCGGGTGGGGAGTCGGGCACCGATGCGCTGACGATCGCGCCGGGGCAGACGGTGGACATCCCCGGTGGGCTCGGCACGATCACGTTCGAGGATGTGCGGCGCTACGGCGTGATTGAAGTGCACGTCGACCACACGCAGACGCCGGTGCTCTGGATTACGGTGGTGCTGTTCCTCTCCATGCTGGGTTCGCTGCTCATCCCGCGCCGCCGCATGTGGGTGAAGGCTGCGGAAGGGCGGCTCGAGCTCGCTGGGCTCGCGCGCGGCGAGGACCCGACGCTCGAGCGGGCGGTCGAAGACCTCGCAAGACGCATTGGGGGCGACGCTGTCGCCGGTGTTGGCCGGAGGATCGACTAA
- a CDS encoding heavy metal translocating P-type ATPase, whose protein sequence is MRSVTKSRVDGPAIDEDDDHNGPWWTDRGILVPVLSGLAFLAGLLCEWSGATIPALVLFWIGLLLGASTFTPGAIRKLLKGKLGIGLLMTISAVGAVILGYVEEAAALAFLYSIAEALEDKAMDRARGGLRALLKLIPDTATIRRGGASAEIAAQDLTVGQILLVRPGERIATDGIVRSGRSSLDASAITGESIPVEVEPGDAVSAGAINTAGALEVETTAAGTDNSLTTIVGLVEQAQAEKGDRARLADRIARPLVPGVLILAALVALLGSLLGDPELWITRALVVLVAASPCALAISVPLTVVAAIGAASKFGVIIKSGAAFERFGTIRHVAVDKTGTLTRNEPAVTAVLTADGVSEDQALEWAAALEQRSTHPLAAAITAAAPGARAALDVTEQAGHGIEGTVEGARITVGSPRWLNAGPLASRVAGLEEQGMTVVIVHRDGTPVAAIGVRDELRPEVPEAVRTLAGQAVGVTMLTGDNARTAHALAAHAGIDDVRAELRPEDKTTAIRELSRKASTAMIGDGINDAPALAAADIGIAMGATGSDAAIESADVAFTGHDLRLIPRAFDHARRGRHIINQNIILSLLIIAALLPLALFGVLGLAAVVLVHEIAEVIVILNGLRAARTRKAA, encoded by the coding sequence ATGAGGTCCGTGACGAAGTCCCGAGTGGATGGGCCCGCAATCGACGAGGATGACGACCACAACGGGCCTTGGTGGACGGATCGAGGGATCCTCGTCCCAGTCTTATCCGGCCTCGCGTTCCTCGCAGGGCTGCTCTGCGAATGGTCGGGGGCGACGATCCCGGCCCTGGTGCTGTTCTGGATCGGCTTGCTGCTGGGCGCGTCGACGTTCACCCCCGGCGCGATCCGGAAGCTGCTCAAAGGCAAGCTCGGTATCGGGCTTCTGATGACGATCAGCGCGGTCGGCGCGGTCATCCTCGGATACGTCGAGGAAGCCGCAGCGCTGGCGTTCCTGTACTCGATCGCGGAGGCGCTGGAGGACAAGGCGATGGACCGTGCCCGCGGCGGGTTGCGGGCACTGCTGAAGCTCATCCCCGACACCGCGACCATCCGCCGCGGTGGGGCCTCTGCCGAGATCGCGGCGCAGGACCTGACCGTCGGGCAGATCTTGCTGGTCCGTCCAGGGGAGCGGATCGCGACGGACGGGATCGTCCGCTCGGGACGCAGCAGCCTGGATGCCTCCGCGATCACCGGCGAGTCGATCCCGGTCGAGGTCGAGCCCGGCGACGCCGTGTCGGCCGGGGCGATCAACACCGCTGGTGCGCTCGAGGTGGAGACGACCGCGGCGGGGACGGACAACTCGCTGACCACGATCGTGGGACTGGTCGAGCAAGCGCAGGCCGAGAAGGGCGACCGTGCCCGCCTCGCCGATCGGATCGCCCGCCCGCTGGTTCCCGGTGTGCTGATCCTCGCCGCCCTGGTCGCACTCCTCGGCTCCCTGCTCGGCGACCCCGAGCTGTGGATCACCCGCGCCCTCGTCGTGCTCGTCGCCGCTTCCCCGTGCGCGCTGGCCATCTCCGTACCGCTCACGGTTGTCGCCGCGATCGGTGCTGCCAGCAAGTTCGGCGTGATCATCAAGTCCGGCGCGGCCTTCGAGCGCTTCGGCACGATCCGCCACGTCGCCGTCGACAAGACCGGCACCCTTACCCGCAACGAGCCCGCCGTCACCGCGGTCCTCACCGCCGACGGCGTGTCAGAGGACCAGGCGCTGGAGTGGGCGGCCGCGCTGGAGCAGCGCAGCACGCACCCCCTCGCCGCAGCGATCACCGCCGCAGCGCCCGGAGCCCGCGCGGCGCTCGATGTGACCGAGCAAGCCGGACACGGCATCGAAGGCACCGTCGAAGGGGCGAGGATCACCGTCGGCAGCCCCCGCTGGCTCAATGCGGGCCCGCTCGCCAGCCGGGTCGCTGGACTGGAGGAGCAGGGCATGACGGTCGTGATCGTCCACCGCGACGGGACGCCGGTCGCCGCAATCGGCGTCCGCGACGAGCTGCGCCCCGAAGTTCCAGAGGCCGTCCGCACGCTCGCCGGCCAGGCCGTCGGCGTGACCATGCTCACCGGCGACAACGCCCGAACCGCGCACGCCCTCGCCGCGCACGCTGGAATCGACGACGTACGCGCCGAGCTCCGCCCCGAAGACAAGACGACGGCGATCCGCGAGCTGTCCCGCAAGGCAAGCACAGCGATGATCGGCGACGGCATCAACGATGCCCCCGCCCTCGCCGCCGCAGACATCGGAATCGCGATGGGAGCGACCGGGTCAGACGCTGCGATCGAGTCCGCGGATGTCGCCTTCACCGGCCACGACCTGCGCCTCATCCCGCGCGCGTTCGACCACGCTCGCCGTGGGCGCCACATCATCAATCAGAACATCATCCTGTCGCTGCTGATCATCGCCGCTCTGCTCCCACTCGCACTCTTCGGCGTTCTCGGACTCGCCGCCGTCGTCCTGGTGCACGAGATCGCAGAGGTCATAGTGATCCTCAACGGGCTCCGCGCCGCGCGCACACGGAAGGCGGCCTAA
- a CDS encoding NlpC/P60 family protein: MPSPIHNTNSTDSRNGPRMTRASIGLGVRRVGVIAIAAALATPLAAPALAADPGSGQPLPNMVIDAQAVSGVVTAGDNGLSDDRLDVQATTAEELSQIRAELEAALEREETLEREEALERQERAGQAAATGTAGNGAGAPSATQAEPVTAAGATGSVIADAAIAQVGVSQDCVAMVRRAIGAAGLPYSGMSSLFNLGPTIPMSAASPGDVIYYADGGVGRAHIGIYIGGGRAVHGGWSGFNTVIAGVDIGGSAPVFIDIT, translated from the coding sequence GTGCCAAGCCCGATCCACAACACCAATTCCACCGACTCGCGCAACGGGCCGCGCATGACCCGAGCCTCCATCGGTCTGGGCGTACGCCGCGTCGGCGTGATCGCCATCGCCGCTGCCCTCGCAACACCTCTCGCGGCGCCGGCCCTCGCCGCCGACCCCGGCTCCGGGCAGCCGCTCCCGAACATGGTTATCGACGCACAGGCGGTGTCGGGCGTCGTGACCGCCGGCGACAACGGCCTCAGCGACGACCGCCTCGATGTCCAGGCCACGACCGCCGAAGAGCTTTCCCAGATCCGGGCAGAACTGGAAGCAGCGCTGGAACGCGAGGAAACGCTAGAACGCGAGGAAGCGCTGGAGCGACAGGAACGGGCAGGACAGGCGGCCGCGACCGGTACCGCAGGCAACGGTGCCGGAGCTCCGAGCGCCACGCAGGCGGAGCCCGTGACTGCAGCCGGAGCCACCGGCAGCGTCATCGCGGATGCCGCAATCGCGCAGGTCGGCGTCTCCCAGGACTGCGTCGCCATGGTGCGCCGCGCAATCGGGGCCGCGGGACTGCCGTACTCGGGAATGAGCTCGCTGTTCAATCTCGGTCCGACGATCCCGATGTCAGCTGCTTCGCCCGGCGACGTCATCTACTACGCAGACGGCGGGGTGGGTCGCGCGCACATCGGCATCTACATCGGCGGTGGACGCGCCGTACATGGCGGTTGGTCAGGCTTCAACACCGTGATCGCCGGTGTCGACATCGGAGGTTCAGCACCGGTGTTCATCGACATCACCTGA
- a CDS encoding TlpA family protein disulfide reductase: MLTRYSMAGAAERADRSQRGSKLSTQSFPGRSSRSTVRGLLIPAVTVSALVLTGCGSAAGVDGQGGDAGYIAGDGIVTEIAPEARAAPGSFTGPLATGGEFDSATLDGVALVNFWYAACPPCRVEAPVLADLHAEYGDRVDFIGINVRDGAAQALAFEEEFGIEYPSVLDDQSAQGQLAFAGIVAPNAVPSTIILDAEGRVAARVSGAVTDTSILATLLQEELER, encoded by the coding sequence ATGCTCACCCGGTACTCCATGGCTGGCGCTGCCGAGCGCGCTGATCGATCCCAGCGTGGGTCCAAGCTCTCGACACAGAGCTTCCCTGGCCGCAGCAGCCGCTCCACGGTCCGTGGTCTCTTGATCCCGGCGGTCACGGTGAGTGCGCTGGTGCTCACCGGCTGCGGCAGCGCAGCAGGTGTCGACGGCCAGGGCGGCGATGCCGGCTACATCGCGGGCGACGGTATCGTCACGGAGATCGCGCCGGAAGCGCGCGCCGCTCCCGGATCGTTCACCGGCCCCTTGGCCACCGGCGGCGAGTTCGACTCCGCAACGCTCGACGGGGTCGCGCTCGTCAACTTCTGGTACGCCGCCTGCCCGCCCTGCCGCGTCGAGGCGCCCGTGCTCGCGGACCTGCACGCCGAGTATGGTGACCGAGTCGACTTCATCGGGATCAACGTGCGCGATGGCGCCGCCCAGGCGCTGGCCTTCGAGGAGGAGTTCGGCATCGAATACCCTTCGGTGCTCGACGACCAATCCGCTCAGGGCCAGCTTGCGTTCGCAGGCATCGTCGCCCCCAACGCGGTGCCATCGACGATCATCCTCGACGCCGAGGGTCGTGTCGCTGCGCGCGTCTCCGGTGCCGTCACGGACACCAGCATTCTCGCGACCCTGCTGCAGGAGGAACTGGAGCGATGA
- the ccsB gene encoding c-type cytochrome biogenesis protein CcsB produces MAVYTLAFIAYAIDVARRSATKIVPAEARMPVGAGAPTSAAEPTVAGTPGAAAGRGARIGFTLTVLAWALHLGATLLRGLAAGRVPWANMYEFALTGVAVIVGVFVLSRLWKDLNFLGVFFTGLATVFLGVATVNYYVAPTPLPPALQTYWLVIHVFVATLATGFMGLGTGLSILQLIKEKRDNGFLRSLPSPVQLEDLAYRVGVIGFIFWTFTLIAGAIWAEHAWGRYWGWDTKEVWTFVIWVVYAGYIHARATRGWRGSRSAWLQIIGFAAIIFNFTIVNQFFTGLHAYSGL; encoded by the coding sequence ATGGCGGTGTACACGCTCGCGTTCATCGCCTACGCGATCGACGTCGCGCGCCGCTCGGCGACAAAGATCGTGCCCGCCGAAGCGCGCATGCCCGTCGGCGCTGGCGCGCCAACGTCCGCGGCCGAGCCGACGGTGGCCGGCACCCCGGGCGCGGCAGCCGGGCGCGGCGCCCGCATCGGTTTCACGCTGACCGTGCTCGCATGGGCGCTCCACCTGGGCGCGACACTGCTGCGCGGGCTGGCTGCCGGACGGGTGCCGTGGGCGAACATGTACGAGTTCGCCCTCACCGGCGTCGCCGTCATCGTCGGCGTGTTCGTGCTGTCGCGGCTGTGGAAAGACCTGAACTTCCTAGGGGTGTTCTTCACCGGGCTTGCGACCGTGTTCCTGGGCGTTGCGACGGTCAACTACTACGTAGCGCCCACACCGCTACCGCCCGCCCTGCAGACGTACTGGCTCGTCATTCACGTCTTCGTCGCGACGCTCGCGACCGGCTTCATGGGCCTCGGCACGGGCCTGAGCATCCTGCAGCTCATCAAGGAGAAGCGCGACAACGGCTTCCTGCGGTCGCTGCCGAGCCCGGTGCAGCTCGAGGATCTCGCCTACCGGGTCGGCGTGATCGGGTTCATCTTCTGGACCTTCACGCTCATCGCGGGCGCGATCTGGGCGGAGCACGCCTGGGGCCGCTACTGGGGCTGGGACACGAAGGAGGTGTGGACCTTCGTGATCTGGGTCGTGTACGCGGGCTACATCCACGCGCGTGCGACGCGCGGCTGGCGCGGCTCTCGTTCGGCGTGGCTGCAGATCATCGGCTTCGCAGCGATCATCTTCAACTTCACGATCGTCAACCAATTCTTCACCGGCCTGCACGCGTATAGCGGGCTTTGA
- a CDS encoding cytochrome c biogenesis CcdA family protein, whose protein sequence is MSRLLVLSGALDPGGAVLSGQLLLSVPIALLAGIVSFASPCILPLVPGYLGLMGSLVGEEGGRARLITGVALFVGGLTAVFVLGTALVGTISSFLLVWSAVLVRVLGVLLILLGMVFVGQFRVLQRVWKPPQLKGGGMWTAPIVGIIFALGWTPCSGPTLAAISALTVTTGSAWQGALLGFAYALGLGIPFLLLAMGLGWMGSAMAWMRRHIRAINIGGGVTLMIIGLLMVTGVWDAIMNEMQGWIPSYVTII, encoded by the coding sequence ATGAGCCGGCTGCTCGTGCTGAGCGGTGCCCTGGACCCAGGCGGGGCCGTGCTCAGCGGGCAACTGCTGCTCTCCGTCCCGATCGCGCTGCTTGCGGGCATCGTCTCCTTCGCGAGTCCCTGCATCCTGCCGCTGGTCCCGGGTTATCTGGGCCTGATGGGATCGCTGGTCGGGGAGGAGGGCGGCCGTGCCAGGCTCATCACCGGCGTGGCGCTCTTCGTCGGCGGCTTGACCGCCGTGTTCGTGCTCGGCACCGCCCTCGTCGGCACCATCAGCTCGTTCCTGCTCGTTTGGTCCGCGGTGCTCGTGCGCGTTCTCGGCGTGCTGCTGATCCTGCTGGGGATGGTGTTCGTCGGGCAGTTCCGGGTCCTCCAACGCGTATGGAAGCCGCCGCAACTGAAGGGCGGCGGAATGTGGACAGCGCCAATTGTGGGGATCATCTTCGCGCTCGGCTGGACCCCGTGCTCGGGCCCGACCCTAGCCGCCATCAGCGCTCTCACCGTCACCACCGGTAGCGCCTGGCAAGGCGCCCTCCTCGGCTTCGCCTACGCCCTGGGGCTGGGCATACCGTTCCTGCTGCTCGCGATGGGGCTTGGCTGGATGGGCTCGGCGATGGCGTGGATGCGACGGCACATCCGGGCAATCAACATCGGCGGAGGTGTCACTCTGATGATCATCGGCCTACTGATGGTGACCGGTGTCTGGGACGCGATCATGAACGAGATGCAGGGGTGGATCCCCTCGTATGTCACGATCATCTAG
- a CDS encoding heavy metal-responsive transcriptional regulator — MKVKRAAEGVVTMRIGELAEKARTRPSTLRYYEERGLLQPPERTTAGYRNYGDETVQRLEFIGRARAAGLTLAQAAAILDVRDAGGSPCGHVRDLLDRRLVEIDEQLAKLSLLRASVAELRGHAAQTPPEACTPETICEYL, encoded by the coding sequence TTGAAGGTCAAGCGGGCGGCGGAAGGCGTAGTCACGATGCGGATCGGGGAGCTCGCGGAGAAGGCGAGGACGAGACCGTCGACGCTGCGGTACTACGAGGAGCGAGGGCTGCTTCAGCCTCCGGAGCGCACGACCGCCGGATACCGCAACTATGGCGACGAGACAGTGCAGCGGCTCGAGTTCATCGGTCGGGCCCGAGCGGCAGGACTCACCCTCGCACAGGCCGCGGCGATCCTCGATGTTCGTGACGCTGGCGGTTCACCATGCGGTCATGTTCGGGATCTCCTCGACCGACGGCTGGTTGAGATCGATGAACAGCTCGCGAAGCTCAGCCTCCTGCGGGCGAGTGTCGCCGAGCTCCGCGGGCATGCGGCACAGACACCGCCAGAGGCGTGCACACCCGAAACGATCTGCGAATATCTCTGA
- a CDS encoding DsbA family protein — protein MRTRPVVAFSIIAAAAAVVIIALLLVVRPWEGNGSPVAREEPVDALASPAALPPLVDESTHILNNAGPGAPVVVEFLDFECEACGAVYPTMEELREKYDGEVTFAVRYFPLPGHSNSVNAALAVEAAAQQGAFEAMYQRMFETQSEWGERQASEADRFRSYAEGLGLDVAAYDAAVSDPATLARVEQDFQAGAELGVDRTPTIFVDGERLELSQLSDIETAIQAAMPQ, from the coding sequence GTGCGTACTCGACCCGTTGTTGCTTTCTCGATCATCGCTGCAGCCGCAGCCGTCGTCATCATCGCTTTGCTGCTGGTCGTACGGCCCTGGGAGGGGAACGGCTCGCCGGTCGCACGCGAAGAACCGGTCGACGCTCTTGCTTCCCCCGCTGCACTGCCACCACTCGTGGACGAATCGACGCACATCCTGAACAACGCGGGCCCCGGCGCTCCTGTCGTGGTCGAATTCCTCGACTTCGAGTGCGAGGCCTGCGGCGCCGTGTACCCCACGATGGAAGAGCTCCGTGAGAAGTACGACGGCGAGGTGACCTTCGCTGTCCGCTATTTCCCGCTGCCGGGGCACTCGAACTCTGTCAATGCGGCCCTCGCCGTCGAAGCTGCTGCACAACAGGGCGCGTTCGAGGCGATGTATCAGCGGATGTTCGAGACGCAATCCGAGTGGGGAGAGAGACAGGCCTCGGAAGCCGACCGATTCCGCAGCTACGCCGAGGGCCTGGGCCTCGACGTGGCGGCCTACGACGCCGCCGTTTCGGACCCTGCGACGCTGGCCCGCGTCGAGCAGGACTTCCAGGCCGGCGCCGAGCTCGGCGTCGACCGGACGCCGACGATCTTCGTCGACGGCGAGCGGCTGGAGCTATCGCAGCTGAGCGACATCGAGACGGCGATCCAAGCAGCGATGCCGCAGTAG